The window TAGACCGCCCCGAGAACAATACTTCCCCAACTGCCCCAGACAAAACCAGGCAAGGTTTCAAAAAGTTGGCGATGAAGCTCCGTCCCGACCGCTGTCCGCCAAGGCAAGTAACCACCCAAAAGGCAGAGAACATAAATCACCTCGACTCCCAAAATACACTTCCAAATGTAAGACTTCAGTGATAATTTTCCCATTTTTTAATATTAAGCTGATAATACCGATAAAATCCCCACACGTTTACCGTGCGAGGATTTTAGAAATTACTCCAAATCTTTCCTCCTGGCCTCGAATTCCGCCTTGTCGATCTCACCCTTGGCATAACGCTCTTTGAGAATATCAAGCGCCTTTTTACTGCCACTTGAACTACCGCCGTTATTCTTGCCTGAAACTTCCTTGACCGCCCAGACAATCAAAAAAAATATCGCCACCCAGAAAATAATCATCATAAAACCCCCGAGAAATCCCATACCTCCGCCATAAAACCCATCGCCAAAATAATATCCCATCATATTTTTATTTAACTAGTAATTTTTGATAATTATACACCAACTAAATCCCGCAGCCACTCGACTGGCGAGATGGTGTCACCTGAGCTGCAGGAGCACTCACACCCGCACCAACACCGCAACCACTTCCGCCTCCAGAACTTGAGGGCGCACTCGCTTGTGCGGCAATCTTGTCATAGCCCGAAGCGCTGGAATAATTGAGCCCCAGAATTTCTTGCGGATTAACTTTCGACCAATCAACACCTTTGTTCTTCAGGTGTGTGGCAATCGTCAGATAATTATCCGGAAACCAGTAGGAATTGACCGAGAGCGCCGTCCGCCACATCTCCTCTTCACCGACACCTTGCGATGCCATTAACTCCAAGAGTCCGAGCATCGCCATCCCGTGATTGCAATCCGGGAAATGAGTTGAATTGTTGCAACACGGGCGGTAAATCCCCCGCGAAACCTTATCAACCAACGCTTGCTGTTCCGGCGTCAGACTAAAGAACAGGTGCCGACTGTAATGATCCATCGGGTTGCCTAAGGCC of the Candidatus Paceibacterota bacterium genome contains:
- a CDS encoding SHOCT domain-containing protein, which translates into the protein MMGYYFGDGFYGGGMGFLGGFMMIIFWVAIFFLIVWAVKEVSGKNNGGSSSGSKKALDILKERYAKGEIDKAEFEARRKDLE